In Halobacterium noricense, the genomic stretch CGTGCACCGAGACGATGGCCGCGGTGTCCTCGGCGCGTGCGGCCGCCAGCGCCTCGACGCCGTCGCCGTCCTCCTCCGTGAGCGCCGCGAGTTCGACGTCGATGGCGTCCACGCAGTTGGTGCGCGCGGCCTCCGCGAGCGCGTCGATACGGCCGTCCTCGCCGCCCTCGCCGCCCTCGCCGCCCTCCCACTCGGCGCGGTTCGTCGCGATAACCGGGAGCTCGCCGTCGTAGTCGTCGAGCCCCGGCAGCGGGTCGTCGGTGAGGTCCATCCGGAACTCGACGGCGTCTGCGTGCTCGCGGGCGGCCGGCTCGTCCCCGAGGTCCGAGACGGGTGCCGCCAACACGAACTCCTCGAAGTCCATGGGGTGTCGTGTGCGGGCCGTCCGCAATACGGTTTCGGAGTCCGCAACGAGCTCGTCGGTTCGACGGCGTGTCCTCGAAAGCCCCTGACCGTCTCGCGTCCGCTCGACAGCATCCCGCTCGCTCGCTGCGCTCGCTCACGGGTCGCTTCGCTCCCCGTTCGCGCATTCTGAGGCGCTTCGCGCCTCGCGTCGCTCGCGGGAGCCCTGCTGTCGAGCGAACGAGTAAACGCGAGACGGCCAGCCCCTTTCAGTCCCGAAGACTCACTGCGTTCGTCTTCCGCCCACACGACCGGCTGGTCGTCCGGGAGACGCACGGCTGTCGTCTCGGAAAGCGCGGAAAACGGTCGTCGGTCGTCGAGTGCGCGCTCAGACCGGAATCGTGTCTTCGGCTTCGAGCAGCTCGTGGTAGCGGTTCCGGATGGTGACCTCGGAGATGTCCGCGACCTCCGAGACCTTCGCCTGCGTCGTCTTCTCGTTGGTCAGCAGCGCGGCGGCGTACACCGCGGCCGCGGCGAGGCCGACCGGGCTCTTGCCGGAGTGGACGCCCTTGTCCTTCGCAGTTTTGAGGAGTTCACGGGCGCGGTGGGCGGACTCGTCGGAGAGTTCCAGCGACGAGGCGAACCGCGGCACGTAGCTCTCGGGGTCGGCGGGCGCGACTTCCAGGCCGAGCTCGCGGACGACGTAGCGGTACGTGCGCGCGATTTCGGACTTCTCGACGCGGGAGACGTCCGCGATCTCGTCGAGGCTGCGCGGGACGCCGGCCTGCCGGGCGGCGGCGTACACGCAGGAGGTCGCGACGCCCTCGATGCTACGGCCGGGCAGCAGGTCGTCTTCGAGCGCGCGGCGGTAGATGACCGACGCGGTCTCGCGGACGTTGTCCGGGAGGCCGAGCGCGGAGGCCATGCGGTCGATTTCGCCGAGCGCCTGCTTGAGGTTGCGCTCTTTGGCGTCGCGGGTGCGGAAGCGCTCGTTCCACTTGCGGAGGCGTTGCATCTTCTGGCGCTGGTTCGAGGACAGCGAGTTGCCGTACGCGTCCTTGTCGCGCCAGTCGATGTTCGTCGACAGCCCCTTGTCGTGCATCGTGTTCGTGGTTGGGGCCCCGACGCGGGATTTCTCGTCTTTCTCCTTGGAGTCGAACGCGCGCCACTCGGGCCCGCGGTCGATGCCGTCCTCCTCGACCACGAGGCCGCAGTCGGCGCAGACCGACTCGCCGTGCTCTTCGTCCTGGACGACGAGACCGCCACACTCCGGGCAGCCGTCCGTCGTCTCTTCTTCGTCCGTGCGCTCCTGCTCTCGGGAGCGCATGCGTGCATCTGTCATTAGCGTGAAATCACCGGAAAACCCGGGTGAGTCGTAGCCCATCGGTTAGGGCAAAACGCACTTAACCGTTGCGCTATTCCGACGAGGGGAGACCCGACCGCGTCGGTTTTTACCACGGGGTGCCAACCCACGGCCATGCGCGTCGTCTCGCTCGCACCGAGCGCCACCGCTACCGTCGCCGCCCTCGGCGGTAGCGACCGCCTCGTCGGCGTTACCGCACATTCTAGAGATATCGACGCCCCCGTCGTCGGCGGCTGGCTGAACCCCGACTTCGAGACGGTGGCCGACCTCGACCCGGATATCGTTCTCACCAGCGACGCCCTCCAGCGCGACGTCCGCGACGACCTTTGCGACCGCGGCTTCGACGTCCACCACGTCGAGCCGGCGACGCTCGACGACGTCCTCTCGACGTTCGCGGCAATCGGCGACGCCGTCGGCCTTCCCGACGCGGGCACCGAACTGGAAGCCGAGAGCCGCGAGCGGGTCAGGGAAATCGAAGCGCGCGTGGCCGACCAACGGGAGGCCACGGAACGAGCGAATGGCGAGGGACTACGTTCCTCGAACCGTTCGAGCGGGCAAAGCCCGCGAGAAGACGGGGAGGAACGACCCGTGAGCCGAGCGCCCGACGACGGCCCGGTCGTCTACTGCGAGGAGTGGTCGGACCCGCCGATGGCCGCCGGAAACTGGGTGCCCGACGTGGTGGAAGCCGCGGGCGGCCGCTACCCGTTCGTGGACGCCGGCGAGCGCTCCCGAGAGGTCGAAGCGAGCACGGTCGAAGCTGCGGATCCCGAGCACGCCGTCGTCCACGTCTGCGGGAAGGGCGACAGCGTCGACCCGGACTTCGACGGCCGCGGCTGGACGTTCGACGCCGACGTCCACGTCATCGACGACAGCCTCCTCAACCAACCGAGCCCGCGGCTGCTCGACGGCCTCGAAACGCTCGCCGCGCGAATCCACGGCGACTAAGGCGCGGGCCGCCCGCTTCCCGGTATGCGAGTCGCAGTCGGCTCCGGGAACCCGGTGAAACGCGACGCGGTCGCGGCCGCGCTCCCGGACGCGACAGTCGAATCGGTCAGCGTCGCCAGCGGCGTCCCCGAGCAGCCGTGGGGCGACGACGAGACCATCGAGGGCGCGCAGAACCGCGCGGAGCGCGCGCTCGACGCTGGCGAGTACGACCTCGGGGTGGGACTGGAAGGAGGAGTGGTAGAACGCGATGGCGACCTCTTTCTCATTATGTGGGCGGCCGCGAGCGACGGCGAGCGCGTCGAAATCGGTGGCGGGCCGCGGATGCGCCTTCCGGACGACGTGGCTGCACGGCTCCACGACGGTGCGGAACTCGGCCCCGTGATGGACGACCTGCTCGACACCTCGGGCGTCGCGGAGAATCAGGGCGCAGCGGGCGTGCTGACCGGCGGCATCACGAACCGCACCGAAGCGCTGCGAACCGCGGTCGCTGGCGCGCTCGGGCCGTTCGTCACCGACTACTACTAGAACTACTCCTCGACGGCGACGGCGTCCGAGGAGAGGTCCGCCTCGTCGCCCTCGACGGCTTCCGTCAGCGAGACGTCCAGCCACGTCATCGACACAGCGCCGCCCGCGACCGTCACGACGTTCTTCACCACGTGGTCAACGACGGCGACACTGAGCGCGGACCCGAACGGGACAGGAAGCAGCGTCCAGACAATCGCCGCAAACGCCGCCTCGTAGATGCCGATGCCGCCCGGCGGCCCCGGGATGACTTTCGCGAGGTTGCCGATGCTGACGGCGAAGAAGCCGACCGCGAGTAAGCTCACGAGCGCGACGTCGAAGCCGAACGCGAGGAAAATTAGTAGCGCAGTGGCGACGTCGATGGTCCAGATGAGCACGCTCGTCGCGCCGATGCGCGCGAACGCGCGGCCGTCGGCGGCGACCCGCTGGATGTCGCCGACGAACTGCTCGAAGACGCTCGCCACCATCTCCGTGTAGGAGTCGTCGCTGGCCCACTCGACCACCCGGCGCACGTAGTTGGTGTCCGAGCGCGCCGACCAGACGATGGCGACGACCGCGGCGACTGCGAGCACGCCGACGACGGAAGCCACGACGACGGCCTGCTGGAACGCCTGTGACTCGTCCCCACCCAGCCCTTCGCCTGCGGCCGTCGCCGCGAGTTCGGCGACCGTCTCGGGTGCGAACGTCGCCAGCGCGACGAGCACGCCGCCCGCCAGCACCGTGATGGTGAGCAGGTCGTAGACGCGCTCGACGGTCAGCGACGCGAATCCGGTCGTGTACGGGATGCCGCGTCGCGCTTTCACGACGTACGCGCGGATGGCGTCGCCGGCGCGCGCGGGTATCACGAGGTTCCCGGTCTGACTGATGAACACCGCGCCCGTCAGGAACCACGTGCTCTCGCGGTAGCCCAACTCCGTGAGGATGTCGCGGTAGCGCAGGCCGCGTAGCGGCCACGACAGTAGGTAGACGGCCCCGCCCGCCGCGACCAGTGCGGGGTCGGCGTCCTGCACCGCGTCCACGAATTCGCCGACATTAATGTAGAAGAACATCAGCGCGAACGCCACCACCGAGAGCAGGACGCCGACCACGGTGCCCGTGCGGCGGTTCGCGTACGGGCTCACGTTGAACTCCCAGAAGCAGCGCAGAATCTGGCTGCCCATCCCGAAGACGTCCCGCACCAGGTCGACTTTCGAGTCGCCCTTCGGCGTCCAGTCGACCGGGAACTCCTCGACCGTGAACCCGCGGCGCTGGGCGCGCACCAGCATCTCCGTGTCCCAGAACCAGTGCTCGTCCTCGACCTCGCCCACGAGGTTCTCGAAGGCCTCGCGGTTGAACGCCTTGAACCCGCACTGGTGGTCGCGCAGGTCCGAGCCCAGCAGCGTCCGCACGGCGAGGTTGAACCCCCGCGAGGGGATGCCGCGCTTGGCGGGTCGGTCGGCCTGCTCGCCGGGAATCCACCGCGACCCCGTCGCGACGTCCGCGTCCCCGGAGCGCACGCTCTCGATGAGCTCTTCGAGGTGGCGCATGTCCGTCGCGAGGTCCGTGTCGAAGTACGCCAGCGTGTCCCCGTTCGCGGCCCGGAATGCGGCGTTCAGCGCGCCGCCGCGGCCCAGGCGTTCGTCGCTGTGGAAGTGGCGGACGCGGTCGTCTTCTGCGGCGAGCCGCGAGGCGATTTCGGGCGTCTCGTCCTCGCAGCCGTCCTCCGCGACGACGACCTCGTAGCTGCCGGCGGGGAGGAAGGCGTCGAGCGTCGAGAGCGTCGTCCGGACCGTCCGCTCGATGGTGTCGGCCTCGTTGTAGGCGGGGAGGACGACGCTCACTTCGACGCGCGACGCTGTCATTATCCGAGGATTCGGCCGTGACCGGGTAAGAACTTTCTGCCTCGGGTCGCGCGCGGCCCGGCGTTAACCGCGCCTACCAATACGCCCGCTCCGGGCCACCACCCCCGGCACGGAGCACACCAAAACCGCAAGACAGCAGCCGATTTACCACGCGTACCAAACCCCTCTTGGGGTGGCCGTGCCACTGTACTGGTATGAGCGCGACAGCCGCGGCGAGTCAGGCACTCACCCCGAAGCAGCGTCGCATCCTCGACTACCTCCGCGACCACGCCGACGACCGCACGTACTTCAAGTCGCGGCTCATCGGCGACGAACTCGACCTCTCCGCGAAGGAGGTCGGCGCCAACATGCCCGCCATCGAGGCCGGCGAGTTCGACATCGACGTCGAGCGTTGGGGGTACTCCTCCTCGACGACGTGGAAGGTCGAGGCTTGACCGCCGACTGACGGTTCGGCCCGCGCGGACTCGTCATCCACCCGCGCGGGATTCGCGTTCTCCCCAGCTCGGCCGGGAATCCAGTGTCTGTCGCAGTCCCGCTCGGGCTGCACTCGTTTTCTCCCACGGAGCCGTCGCTACGCGTCGTGAACGCGCCGCCCGACTCGCGGTCAGGGTTCGTAGGAGAGGAGGTCGGCGGCCTCGCCGGCGAACTCCGCGGCGTTCGCGTCGAAGGAGTCGGCGTACCGCACGAGCAGCGTGATGAGGGTCTCCGGGCGCTCGACGGCGTAGCCGTCCGCCCGCGAGAGCACGCCCGCGTCCTCCAGTTGTGCGGCGTACTTGCTCACGGTCGCCGGCGACACGTCCAGCGATTCCGCGAGGCCGCTGGCGGTCGCGTCGGGGTTACGGAGGAGTTCGACGACCATCCCGCGCGGCGTCTCCCGACGGAGGTAGCCGAGCGCGCGCTTCTCGAACGGCGAGAACCGCTCTGCGGGGAAGAAGCGCTTGTAGTCGCCGTCGCGCTCGCTCTCGACGGCGGACTCCTCCAGCAGCCGCCGGAGGTGGTGTTGGGTCTCTCCGGTGCCTAACTGGAGGTCGTCCCGGAGCTTCGAGAAGTGCGCGCCCGGCGTCGCCGTCACGTAGCCCGTGATGGCGTCGCGGACGTCGCTGTCGCCGCCCTCGCCGTCGTCGTCACCGCCGGCGAGCCGCGTCAGCGGGCTCGCTGCGCCGACGGCGGCGAACCGGCGGAGCGTCGAGCGCTTGTCCTCGTCGATGCCCATCTACGCGGCCCTAGGTTGTCACCCGAGAAAAGCGTTCGGTACCAGGTGGCACGCCAGCGTGGACGCAGTTACGCGTCCTTGTTGTCGTCGCCGCTGTCGCTGTCACTGCCGTTAGCGCTGCTGTCGCCCGTGTCGAGTTCCTGGTCCATCTCCTCGATGACCTCGTCGGTCGACGTCAGGCCGGCGTCCTCGCCGCGCTGGACGGCCTCGGCCTGCTCTTCGAGCTTCTCGGGGTCGATGTCGGCTTCCTGGCTGATCTGGTTGAGAATCTCGTCGATGTCGTCGAGGCCGATGAGTTCGCGGGTCTCGGCGTCGAATTCGAGGCTGTCGAGCTCGGTGCCGCCGCCGGCGACGTCGCTGCCGGCGAGGTGCTTGCCGTAGCGGCCGACGAGGCTGGTGAGCTCCTGCGGCAGGACGAACGTGTTCGACTCGCCGTCGCCGATGCCCTCCAGCGTCTCCATGCCCTTCTCGATGATGGCGCGCTCGCCCATCGACTCGGCGGACTTCGCGCGGAGGACGGTGGAGATGGCGTCCCCCTGCGCTTCCAGAATCTGGGACTGCTTCTCACCCTGCGCGCGGATGATGTTCGACTGCTTGTCCCCCTGCGCGTTCTCGATGGCGGACTGGCGCTCACCCTGCGCTTCGAGAATCATCGCGCGGCGGCGACGCTCGGCGCTGGTCTGTTGCTCCATCGCCTTCTGGACTTCCTGGGAGGGGTTGACTTCGCGGACCTCCACGCTCTCGACGCGAATCCCCCACTCGTCGGTGGGTTCGTCCAGTTCTGTGCGGATGCGCGCGTTGATCTCCTGGCGCTTGTTCAGCGTGTCGTCCAGTTCCATGTCGCCCAGCACCGCGCGCAGCGTCGTCTGCGCGAGGTTCGAAACGGCGGTCTTGTAGTGGTCGACTTCGAGGAACGCCCGCTTGGCGTCCCGCACGCGGATGTACACGACGGCGTCGGCGGTCACCGGCGAGTTGTCGCGGGTGATGGCCTCCTGCCGGGGCACGTCGATGGTCTGCGTGCGCATGTCGAAGGGGTACGTGCGTGCGACGAACGGCGGCACGATGTTGATACCGGGTTCGAGGAGGCCGCGGTACTCCCCGAACACCGTGAGCGCCTTCTTCTCGTAGGCGTCCACAATTTCGACGGTCTCGTAGACGACGACGGCCAACAGCAGCAACAACAGCAGCCCGACTGCCGGTATCACTGCGCCGCCCGTCTGTAGCGGGGTTAACTCCATGTGTGAACGTTCGGCGAGCGGACAATAAGTGTTGGTACGCTTCGCGCCGCGAGCGACCGCCGGCCCGCAGAATCAGTCGCCGTCGGTGTTCCCGCTATCCCGGTCGAGTTCCCGGTCGATGTCGTCGGCACCGTCGACGGCTTCTACAGTGAGGATGTTGCCTCCGCCGGGGTCGACGACCACGATTTCCGCGTTCTCCTCGATGGTCCCGGAGATGCTGCGCGCGCCGTACGTCGGGTTGAAACCGCCGGATTCGAGTTTCACGCGTCCGGAGCGCGGCGTCACTTCTTCGAGGACGTAGCCGCGCTCGCCGCGAAGGTCCTCCGCGTCCAGCGTCTGGCCGCGCCCGGTCCCCTGGTAGATGTCGTAGTTGCGGTACAGGTAGAGGGAGACCAACCCGATGCCCAGCACGAGGCCCGCGAGCACGAACGGGGTCGCCGCTGCCGGCACGAACAGCCCGATGAGGCCGGCGATCAGGAGCGCGATGCCGAGGACGATTAGGTGTGCACCCGGCGCGAGCGCCTCCATGATGCACAGCGCCGTCCCGGCGAGGACGAGCAGGAACGACAGCGACTGTCCGAACAGTTCGGCCATACACGGGAGTTAGGCGCGCGGCGGGAAAACCGTTTACCCGCGTGGTCGACCGCAGGGAGACCACGTTATGACGAACGGCGAGCAACGCGAGCCGTGAGCAGCGTGGCCTCGCTGCGCTCGGCCACGTCTCGAGCGAGCGGGGAACGAAGTGACCCGCGTGGGCGGGCACAGCGAGGCCACATTTGAGAGCAGAGAGACCACGTTCGAGCCGCGTGTTCGTGCACAAAAGAACCGAACGTTCAGAACAGCAGGAGCGCGAGCACGCCGACCATGGCGGCGACGCCGAGCAGGAAGAACGCGACGTTCTCCGGGTTCGGCGACCCGGGTTCGATGGCTCGCACGTCGGGTTCGGCGTCGGGGCCGACTTCGTCGACCTCGTAGCGCCACGCGCGCTCGTCGTTCTCTGACATGTCCGTTTCTACCCCGTCGACGGGGAAAAACTCGCGGGTTCGGTGGATTCAGGACTCGCCGGCGTAGACGACGCCGCGTTCGCCGTCCACGGTGACGGTGTCGCCGTCCACGATGTCGTCGAGGTCGGCGTCCCCGACCATCGGCACGTCGAGTTCGCGCGCGACCATCGCGGGGTAGCCGGTCATCCCGGACTGTGCGCTCACGATGCCCGCAATCTTCGAGAGGTCGCCGTGGAACTCGTCGTCGAAGTCCGGCCCGAGCACGACCACCGCACGCTCGGGAACCTTGGAGAGGTCGCCGTCGTCGAGCACCGCCACGGGCGCGGTGACGCGTCCCTTCACGACGGACTGGCCGACCGTGAGGGTCTCCGCGGCGACGTGGACTTTCAGCGTGTTCGTCGTGCTCGCGCCTTCGAGGTCGGTCATCATGCCGACGAGCACGACCACGGTGTCGCCGCTGTCGACGATGCCGGAGTCGACCGCCGACTGGACCGCGTGCTCGACGACCGTCGTCGCGTCGCCCTCCGCGACCGCGGCGTACTCGGCGTGGACGCCCCAGTTGAGCGCGAGTTCGCGGCGCACGCGGTGGGAGGGCGTCGCACAGACCACGGGGACGCGCGGCCGGAACTTCGCGGCCTTCCGTGCGGTGTAGCCGGATTCGGAGGCGACGACGACGGCGCTCGCGTCGATGTCGCGGGCGAGGTAGCGTGCCGACCGCGCGAGCGCGTCGGTCTTCGCCGTGCCGTTCGCGGTCGGGACGCGTTGCTCCTGCAGTTCGGCGTACTCGCCGCTGGATTCGACTTCGCGCACGATTCGGTCCATCGTCTCCACGACCCGCGTCGGGTTGTCGCCGACCGCGGTTTCGGCGGACAGCATGACGGCGTCCGTGCCGTCGAGGACGGCGTTCGCGACGTCGCTAGCCTCGGCGCGCGTCGGCCGGCGCGCGTGCACCATCGAGTCCAGCATCTCCGTCGCCGTGATGACGGGGACGCCGGCGTCCCGACAGCGGCGGATGATGCGCTTCTGAATCATCGGCACGTCCTCCATCGGGCACTCCACGCCGAGGTCGCCGCGCGCGACCATCACGCCGTCCGCGGCCTCGACGATGTTGTCGAGGTTGTCGACGGCACCCGCGCGCTCGATTTTGGCGACGACGGGCACGTCAGCGCCGAACGATTCGAGCACGCGCTCGACTTCGAGGACGTCGTCGGCGTCCCGGACGAAGCTCGCTGCGACGTAGTCGACGCCCTCCTCGGCCGCGAGTTCGAGGTCGCGGCGGTCCTTCTCCGTGACCACGTCGAGGTCGAGGTCGACGCCCGGGACGTTCACGCCCTTCCGGCTGCCGAGTTCGCCGCCGGACTCCACGCGAGCGGTGACGACGTTGCCCTCGACGTCCTCCACGACGGTCTCGATGCGGCCGTCGTCCAGCAGTACGCGGTCCCCGGGTTCGGCCGCCGCGACGCTCGTCGAGAGGCCGATGGTCTCGCCCGTCGTCTCGCCGCCCGGCATGAACTCCACCAGACTCCCAGTTTCGATGTGAACCGGTTCGTCGGTCTCGGCCGTCCGGACCTCCGGCCCCTTCGTGTCTAACATGACGGCGACCGGCTTCTCGGTCAACTCGTCGACCCGTCGCGCCGTCCCAATCAGGTCGCGGCGGTCGTCGAGGTTGCCGTGGCTCGCGTTGATGCGCGCGACCGACATCCCCGCGTCCACCAGCGACCGTATCGACGACTCGTCGTCTGTCGCCGGCCCCAGCGTACAGACGATTTTCGCGTTTCTCATACCCCGCGGCTACGACGCCGCCACGCAAAAACGTACGTGGTTAACTCGCCGCCGAGTTACAGCCCGGCCACAGCGACTTTTCGGCGGCCGACACAACCCCCGTGTATGCCGACGTACGCCGCCATCGCCACCGTCGAGACCGGGAAGTTCCAGAACGCCCAAGAACTCGCCGCCATCTGGGGTGACGTCCGCGCCGACCTCGAAGCCCAGGACTGCGACCTCCAGGACGCCTACATCCTCCTCGGCGAACGCGACGTCCTCCTCGTCTTCGACGCGCCCGACCGCGAAGCCGCGCTCCAAGCCTCTATTGCTGCCGAACGCTACGGCATCGACATGCAGACCATGGAAGCGATGGACGTCGAGAAACTCGGCGACGTCGTCGAGGATCTGTAAACGCACTTTTTGCTGCGCTCGGCGGCCTCCGGCCGCCGAGCTGGCAAAAACTTGCGGCAAAAGCACTCCTCCCTCCCGATGGTCGGTCGTCGGCCCGCGCTCACTCCGTTCGCGCGGTGAACCGCTCGCCTCGGGCTCTCCGAGCCGCTCGGATCGCGGATGCTTGACGCCGGACTACGTAATCAGGTGACGAGTATTCGCGGCTCGAACGGTCCGTAGGTCCTGAGCGCCGCGATTCTCCGCGCGACCGTAGGGAGCGCGGGCGTCGAGGACCCCGTAGTGGGGTCCGACGGCGCTTTTTCCCCAAGTTTTTGCAAGCGAACGCGCCGAAGGCGCGTGAGCGCAGGAAAAAGTGGCTACTTGATTTTGGTGCCCGGTTCGCTGTCCTCGTGCGTAGTGAGGAGGTCGGCGTCCTCGCCGGCGGCGAGAATCATGCCGTTGGACTCGACGCCGAACAGCTCGGCCTTCTCGAGGTTCGCGACGATGACGACGCGCTTGCCCGGTAGTTCGTCGAGGTCGTGGAGCTGCTTGATGCCCGCGACAATCTGGCGGACTTCGTGGCCGATGTCGACTTCGAGGCGCGCGAGGTCGTCGGCATCTTCGATGCCTTCCGCGTCCTCGATTTCGCCGACGCGCAGGTCCAGCGCCTGGAAGTCCTCGAAGCTGACGCGCTCGTCGGCGAGCGGTTCGAGCTCGGTCTCGGATGCTTCGCTCACGTCCTCGTTCTCTTCCTCGTCGCTACTAGCGGCTTCGATTTTCTCCTGGAGCTTCTCGTCGAGCTCCTCGACGCGCTCGTCCTCGACCTTCGTGAACAGCTCCTCGGGCTCGCCGAACTCCGCGGGCGGTGCCTGCAGGCAGTCGCCGATGGTCGCGTCCGCCACGGAGCCGTCCTCCTCGATTTGCGTCCAGATTTCGTCGGCCTTCTCGGGGACGAACGGCTGCAGCAGGACTGCGACGGCCTTCACGAGCTGCACGCAGTCGCGGATGACTGGCGCGGCCTCCTCGTCGTCGAGCTTCCAGGGCTCGTTGCGCTGGATATACTCGTTGCCGTAGCGAGCGAGCGCGACCGCGCGCTCCCCCGCGGACTTGAGGTCGTAGTCGTTGAGCGCGTCCTCGTAGTCGTCCATCGCGGCCGCGATTTCGGTCTCCACGTCGTCCGAGACCGCGGCGTCGGGCGTCCCGTCGAAGTTCCGGGTCGCGAACAGCAGCGCGCGGTAGACGAAGTTCCCGACGACGTCCGCGAGTTCGCTGTTCACGCGCTCGGCGAAGCGGTCCCACGAGAAGTTCACGTCGCGCTCGAACCCGCTGGCCGTCGCCATGTAGTAGCGCAGCAGGTCCGGGTGGAACCCCTCGTCGAGGTACTCCTCGGCCCAGATGGCGCGGTTCTTCGACGTCGAGAGGCCCTTGCCGTCGATGTTCACGAAGCCAGTCGCGCAGACCGCGCGCGGCTCGGTGTAGTCGGCGGCCTCCAGCATCGCCGGCCAGTAGACGGTGTGGTGCTGGATGATGTCGCGGCCGATGACGTGGACGATGTGGCCGTCGCCGTCCTTCCAGACGGGTTCCCAGTCGAAGTCGCCCGTGCGCTCGCTGTACTGCTTGGTCGTGGAGACGTATTCGATGGGGGCGTCCACCCAGACGTACAGCACGAGGTCGTCCGAGCCGTTCGCGGCTTCGCCGCTCTCGTTCCGTTGCTCGTCCCGAGCAACGCTCTCCCCGGGGTAGTCGATGCCCCAGTCCATGTCCCGCGTGATGCAGAAGTCCTCCAGTTCGCCCTCGATCCACTCGCGGGGCTGATTCTGGGCGTTGCTCGTGCCTTCGAGGCGGTTGATGAACCCCTGGAGGTGATCCTGGACGTCCGAGAGCCGGAGGAACTTGTGGTCGCGCACGCGGTACTCCGCGGGGTTGCCGGTGAGCGTCGACACGGGGCCCTCGATTTCGCCGGGTTCGAGGTGGCGCTGGCAGCCCTCGTCGCACTCGTCGCCGCGCGCGTGCTCGCCGCAGTACGGACACGTGCCCTCGACGTAGCGGTCGGGGAGCCACTGGTCGGCCTCGGGGTCGTAGGCGACGTTGATCTCCTTCTCGTGGACGTGGCCGTTCTCCTCCCACTTGCGGACGAACTCCTTCGT encodes the following:
- a CDS encoding DUF7123 family protein — protein: MSATAAASQALTPKQRRILDYLRDHADDRTYFKSRLIGDELDLSAKEVGANMPAIEAGEFDIDVERWGYSSSTTWKVEA
- a CDS encoding type I 3-dehydroquinate dehydratase gives rise to the protein MDFEEFVLAAPVSDLGDEPAAREHADAVEFRMDLTDDPLPGLDDYDGELPVIATNRAEWEGGEGGEGGEDGRIDALAEAARTNCVDAIDVELAALTEEDGDGVEALAAARAEDTAAIVSVHDFEGTPEMEVLAELLGEACSLGDVGKLAVTAEDREDALDLLRVTHEFSAVDAPVATMAMGEAGRHTRAVAPLYGSRIGYAPADPENATAPGQYDAATLRTLVDNLQ
- a CDS encoding SPFH domain-containing protein, which gives rise to MELTPLQTGGAVIPAVGLLLLLLLAVVVYETVEIVDAYEKKALTVFGEYRGLLEPGINIVPPFVARTYPFDMRTQTIDVPRQEAITRDNSPVTADAVVYIRVRDAKRAFLEVDHYKTAVSNLAQTTLRAVLGDMELDDTLNKRQEINARIRTELDEPTDEWGIRVESVEVREVNPSQEVQKAMEQQTSAERRRRAMILEAQGERQSAIENAQGDKQSNIIRAQGEKQSQILEAQGDAISTVLRAKSAESMGERAIIEKGMETLEGIGDGESNTFVLPQELTSLVGRYGKHLAGSDVAGGGTELDSLEFDAETRELIGLDDIDEILNQISQEADIDPEKLEEQAEAVQRGEDAGLTSTDEVIEEMDQELDTGDSSANGSDSDSGDDNKDA
- a CDS encoding transcription initiation factor IIB — its product is MTDARMRSREQERTDEEETTDGCPECGGLVVQDEEHGESVCADCGLVVEEDGIDRGPEWRAFDSKEKDEKSRVGAPTTNTMHDKGLSTNIDWRDKDAYGNSLSSNQRQKMQRLRKWNERFRTRDAKERNLKQALGEIDRMASALGLPDNVRETASVIYRRALEDDLLPGRSIEGVATSCVYAAARQAGVPRSLDEIADVSRVEKSEIARTYRYVVRELGLEVAPADPESYVPRFASSLELSDESAHRARELLKTAKDKGVHSGKSPVGLAAAAVYAAALLTNEKTTQAKVSEVADISEVTIRNRYHELLEAEDTIPV
- a CDS encoding flippase-like domain-containing protein; this encodes MTASRVEVSVVLPAYNEADTIERTVRTTLSTLDAFLPAGSYEVVVAEDGCEDETPEIASRLAAEDDRVRHFHSDERLGRGGALNAAFRAANGDTLAYFDTDLATDMRHLEELIESVRSGDADVATGSRWIPGEQADRPAKRGIPSRGFNLAVRTLLGSDLRDHQCGFKAFNREAFENLVGEVEDEHWFWDTEMLVRAQRRGFTVEEFPVDWTPKGDSKVDLVRDVFGMGSQILRCFWEFNVSPYANRRTGTVVGVLLSVVAFALMFFYINVGEFVDAVQDADPALVAAGGAVYLLSWPLRGLRYRDILTELGYRESTWFLTGAVFISQTGNLVIPARAGDAIRAYVVKARRGIPYTTGFASLTVERVYDLLTITVLAGGVLVALATFAPETVAELAATAAGEGLGGDESQAFQQAVVVASVVGVLAVAAVVAIVWSARSDTNYVRRVVEWASDDSYTEMVASVFEQFVGDIQRVAADGRAFARIGATSVLIWTIDVATALLIFLAFGFDVALVSLLAVGFFAVSIGNLAKVIPGPPGGIGIYEAAFAAIVWTLLPVPFGSALSVAVVDHVVKNVVTVAGGAVSMTWLDVSLTEAVEGDEADLSSDAVAVEE
- a CDS encoding winged helix-turn-helix transcriptional regulator; amino-acid sequence: MGIDEDKRSTLRRFAAVGAASPLTRLAGGDDDGEGGDSDVRDAITGYVTATPGAHFSKLRDDLQLGTGETQHHLRRLLEESAVESERDGDYKRFFPAERFSPFEKRALGYLRRETPRGMVVELLRNPDATASGLAESLDVSPATVSKYAAQLEDAGVLSRADGYAVERPETLITLLVRYADSFDANAAEFAGEAADLLSYEP
- a CDS encoding DUF84 family protein; amino-acid sequence: MRVAVGSGNPVKRDAVAAALPDATVESVSVASGVPEQPWGDDETIEGAQNRAERALDAGEYDLGVGLEGGVVERDGDLFLIMWAAASDGERVEIGGGPRMRLPDDVAARLHDGAELGPVMDDLLDTSGVAENQGAAGVLTGGITNRTEALRTAVAGALGPFVTDYY
- a CDS encoding NfeD family protein — translated: MAELFGQSLSFLLVLAGTALCIMEALAPGAHLIVLGIALLIAGLIGLFVPAAATPFVLAGLVLGIGLVSLYLYRNYDIYQGTGRGQTLDAEDLRGERGYVLEEVTPRSGRVKLESGGFNPTYGARSISGTIEENAEIVVVDPGGGNILTVEAVDGADDIDRELDRDSGNTDGD
- a CDS encoding helical backbone metal receptor, which gives rise to MRVVSLAPSATATVAALGGSDRLVGVTAHSRDIDAPVVGGWLNPDFETVADLDPDIVLTSDALQRDVRDDLCDRGFDVHHVEPATLDDVLSTFAAIGDAVGLPDAGTELEAESRERVREIEARVADQREATERANGEGLRSSNRSSGQSPREDGEERPVSRAPDDGPVVYCEEWSDPPMAAGNWVPDVVEAAGGRYPFVDAGERSREVEASTVEAADPEHAVVHVCGKGDSVDPDFDGRGWTFDADVHVIDDSLLNQPSPRLLDGLETLAARIHGD
- a CDS encoding DUF7312 domain-containing protein, which encodes MSENDERAWRYEVDEVGPDAEPDVRAIEPGSPNPENVAFFLLGVAAMVGVLALLLF